AGGTCAGAAGAGATCTGACCGATTCAAGCTCCTCCATGCATCGATCGATGACCACGACCACTTCGGCCTTCACTGCGAGCGCTTCGACAAACGACATGACGCTGGCATCTGCATATGTCAGGAAGAGGAGAACGATCCTTCCTATTCCCATCTTCCTGAGGACATCGGTGTTAACTGTGGCTCTTCTGATGAGCATAGTCCTGTCGAATAAACCCCGATGTTCGGCAGCATCCATGCTCTTCTCGAATAATGCGGAAAACTCCTCTATCGGCCTGATCCTGCGTTCCAGTGCCCCTTCCGGAAATACTATTCCGCTTCCAGAAACAATTTCTGAGAGCCATTTTCTGCTGCCCTCATAGAACTGTCGTACTGCTGTGTAGTCCCTGAGCATGGCGTCGGAAAAGGACAGCGACAGCTGGCTGCCGCTCTCCTGGAGTGTTTTAAGGACGTCTCTGGCAATAATCTCTGAGATGCTGTCATGGATGAGCATCGGCTGTACTGCCATGGCTTCACGCACTATCCCCTCGGCAAGCGATTCAAGCGTTATGAACCGGCTGCCGTTCACCGCTCGTGTTTCATCAAGCAGAAGTCTTCGTGACTCAGCTGCAGAAACAACGTCCGGAAACACGTAAATTGTAGGTGAATTCAGTTTGCTGTTCAGGACGTAATCATGCCTTAGAAATGCCTCTGTATCGGACATTACAAAATTTATTCCACTCATGTAAAGTCAGCGACCGATTCTCACATATGATGGAGACAGCGGATTCATCTCCTTTCCCCCGTTAATCTGCAGCTTCGTATAATAAGCGTTTCCCGGGATTGCCGTTTCAGTCCAGCATAATGTATTTGAATGTTGTCTGCAAGATCAAGTTTGAATATTACCTGCAGTTGTACGGTGGACGAAACCGGTGAGACAATGAAAGAAGAGCGGATGACATTGAACGGCGTGGATCCCAAACAACTCTATGAGGATGTCAAGCAGCACCTCGTTGCCGAAGAATTCAAGGTAATACTGGATGAAGCAAGGGACGGTTTTTACGATGTTAAGGCTCACAGGAGCTCCGTCCTTAAGGCTGTCATGGGCGCGATCAGAGAGGCGGAAGTGATGATAAGCGGCACTTCGGGCAGTTGCGACGTGACACTGAGAACGGGCGCCTGGGGAAGGGATGTGGCAATACCTGCCGTGGAAGGTTTTGTGGTACTCGGCGTAATCGGTGGCGCCATAGGTGCAGGCGCAGGATATTACATGGCGCACGAATTCGAAAAGAAATTCTGGAACTGGATAAAGGAGGATGCGCACAGGATAAGCATGGGGTCGGCGAACGTGGGCTCAATTTTCACACCACCAATGCTGCCGCACGATCAGAATGCCTATTCAAACTTCCAGGGCCAGCCGGCCGGTCAGTCTCCCGGCTTCTGTGCTAAGTGTGGTTCAAAGATTGTTGCCGGAGCGGCGTTCTGCCAGGGATGCGGGACAAGTTTAGCCTGAATGCCGTTCATTGCAAATGCGTAACAACTCGCAGCGCGTCAACATGCAGGCGCAGGCGCCGCCGTCCATCAGAGCCAGGTTCCCAGTCCCTGTTTTACCGCCCTGTCGAACACAAACTTCCCTACGGCCACATCTTCCAGCGCTATGCCCAGTGATTTGAACAACGTCCGCTCTGTTGCTGTGTCCCTGCCTGTCTTCATCCTGCCGGACACCGCTTCCCAGACTTCAGAAACGGACGACCAGTCCAAACATCCGCTGGAAAACGCATTGCTGAGATCGCCAGACTCGAGTTTCGCCTGGGCTATGGAATCGACAACAATTGCGCGCGCAGAGCACACCGTTTCCGGCTCAAGCTCGTGGGAGCCGATCCTGTTGGCACCTATGGCATTGATGTGGCACGATTTCGAAATGTGTTCGTCCGGTACCACCGGATTCTTCGATGTCGTTGCTGTGACCAATATATCTGCCTTCACGAATTCAGCAGTGTCATCCAGTGCGACGACATCGATACCGAGCTTCCTGCTCATTGATGATGCAAAGAGTTCGCAATTTTTCCTGTTCTTGCTGTAAACCACTATGCTTTCGAGCTTTCTTACCGACGCTACCGCCTCAATCTGGGTTTCGGCCTGATATCCGCTTCCCGCACACGCGAGTCTGTTGCTGCCTTCTGGTGCCATGATGTCAGTCATCAGGCCTGACATTGCTCCTGTCCTGATCTGACCGAGTTTATCTGCCTCAATTACGGCAAGGAGTTTCGCATCCTCTGTTGAAAAAAGCAGTACAACGAATGTCACACCGGTTTTGTTCGCGTAATACGTCTTCGTGCCAGTGACTCCCAGGCTGTTTATGGTGGCAGCCATGGTGTTCAGCGTCCCCTGTTCGGTCTGTATTCTGCTCCGGGGAAGAATTGCCGCACCCTGCTCCGCCTGCTTCCGGAAGGCATCCCTGAGCACACCCATGCACTCGCCGATGTTCAGCAGTTCAGAAACTTCCTCTTCTCTTATGTACAGAGGCAAAGCAATCACGCCTATTTTTTGTTCGAGAGGGCAGAACGTCCCATCTGATCCCTGAGTGCGTAAAGGGACTGCCTGCTGAGCTTGTTTGCGTCTACGCTTCTGAAAGCCTTGGTGATCATACCCTCTCTGTTAACAACACACACATACTTCCTGGGCTTTTTTGCAATTATGCCGTCCATGGCTCTGAACTTCCTGAATACTTCCCTGTTGTTGTCGGGGAAGATGGGATACTGGAGCTCGTGTTCATCATGAAGCCTCCTGACCTCCTCCTTCCCCGCATCCAGTATTACTATCACGTTCGCCTTGAGTGCTGTAAATTCGTTGAAATCGTCCCTGAAGTTGTCTATAAGCTGCGTTGCATCGGCATGTGCTATGTTCGGTATCAGCGTGATCACCGCCGGCCCGGACGCAAGAACCGCGTTCAGGTTAACAATGACTCCGTCTGGAGAGGTCAGCGTAAAATCTGGTGCCTTTGTTCCGCTCATCAGTGGTTTCATATCATTCACCGCAGGATTTCTCGGATTGGTTATATCACTTTAAACTTGTCGACCTTGTCGGCTTGTCGTGCGTTGGTGATTGTGCATCGGAAGACTAGAGACATGAATCTGACTGATCACGTGCATCTGACTGATTGTTACCGCATGCTAATTTTTACCATGTGATGATCACCGATCGATTCTTTTGTCTTCGCAGCTGATACAATGAGCAGTGCTATTCCTGTCAGCCACGCCTGCTTACGGCTCGCTTGCTTTTACGAATCGAACTCATTATCTCCGTTTTAGTATCCTGTATTCGCCCTGCAGAGTAGCATCGCTAACTACAAAATATTTAAATCAAGACGTTCATTCCTAATTTTTGGGCTAAATATGGCTACAATAATGGAACATGTAATAACCTCAGAAGAGGAAGAGATGCCTGACTTCGAACTGAGTCCGAATGCCAGGTTCAATTCCAGATCAGAGGCTTGGAGCGCGCTGAAGCATCTTCTTACGGAAGATATGAGGCCGCTGAGGGTGACAATGAGTCTATGCCCTGAGTGCACTGCCGACAAGAAGTGGGATACAATGAAGGTCCCTGCGGTTGTGTATGCCCAGAACGGACTGGTCAACATGGTGAAGGAATGCAAGGAGCATGGCATCATACAGGACAAGTACTGGGAAGATTTCGACATGTATATTGCTGCTGAGCGGCACAAAGACCCCGGCATCAAACTGCTCAACCCGCAGGTTGACTTCAAGGCGTCGAAGATCGACTGCCCGAAGCACTGCGGTCTGTGTGTCAAGCACAAGTCTCATACAGGACTCGGCAACATAGTCGTCACGAACAGATGCGACCTTGCCTGCTGGTACTGTTTCTTCTATGCTAAGGAAGGCGAACCAATCTATGAGCCTACCCAGGATCAGATTAGGAAAATGCTCCTGAAGATGAAGAATGAAAAGCCCATAGGTGCAAACGCAGTCCAGATTACGGGCGGGGAGCCCACGCTCAGGGACGACATCATTGATATAATCAAGATTGCAAGGGACGTCGGATATGAGCATGTTCAGCTGAACACAGACTCGGTTAATTTCTCGAGGAAACCGGAACTGGTTAAAGCAGTCAGGGAAGCAGGCTCCAATGTTGTTTACATGAGCTTTGACGGCGTCACGCCCGAAGTCAACAGGAAAAACTATTACGAAGCTCCGCTTGCGCTCGAAAACTGCAGGAAGGCTGACCTCGGCGTCGTGCTTGTCCCGACAGTCATCGGCGGCGTGAATGATCATCAGCTGGGCGCCATCGTCAAATTCGGTGCCACGAACAGTGATGTTGTCAGGGCAGTCAATTTCCAGCCGGTATCGCTTGTCGGCAGGATGCCGAAGAAGCAGAGGGAGATGCAGCGTATAACCATCCCCGGCTGCATAAAGAAGATTGAAGAACAGACGAACGGAGAGATCGGAAAGGAAGACTTCTTCACTGTTCCGTCGACGACCAAGCTGACGAACTTCATTGAAGCGTTCACCGGTGAAGACAAATACCGGTTGTCAATCCACTTCGCCTGCGGCGCCGGAACCTATGTGTTCAGGCAGGACGACGGCAAGCTCGTTCCGATAACGCGGTTCATCGATGTCGATGGCCTGTTTGATTATCTGCAGGAGAGAGCGGACGATATCAACAGCGCAAAGAACAAGAAGCTGGCCAGGGCAAAAGCGGGCCTCCAGATTGTCTCGAAGATAAGTTCGTTTATCGACTACGAGAAGGTTCCCAAGGAGCTGCACATCAGACGTATGCTTCTGAAGGCACTCATGAGCGGAAACTACGACGGCCTGAAGGACTTCCACAAGAAGTCGATATTCCTCGGCTTCATGCACTTCATGGATCCGTACAACTATGATGTTGACAGGGTTGAGAAGTGTGACATACACTACGCAATGCCGGACGGGAGAGTTGTTCCGTTCTGCGCATTCAACGTCATACCGGAAATGTACAGGGACAAAGTGCAGAGGAAGTACTCGATCCCAGCCAAGGACTATGAGGAAAAGACTGGCAAGAAGCTCAGGTTCGACAAGTTCAGGAGAGACTACACTGAAGAATACAAGAAGCAGATTGCCAACAAGTACTATATCGATGCCCTTGGCAGGGAAAACATACCGACCGCTTTGCCCGTAATCAGGGCGAAGTAAAACTTTTAAACTTTTGGCATCAACTCCGCCTCTTCCACCAGATAACCTGGGGAAGAAGCGGATTTTACAATACTTGCTTTTCTTATGACGATGCGCTTCCTGTGCATCGGGCTGTCAAGTGTCAGCGTTTCGTACTCCCCGCCTTCTCCGCAGGGATTTATGCCGTATCTCCGGCTAAGCGCTCCAGCAGTCTTGACGAAATCTCCGTCAATCCTTCTTCCCAGCATGTCCTCACCCAGCCCTTCGGCAGCCACCTTCGTCACGATTGCCTCAATGCCGGAGGAGACAATATCCAAAAGCAATGTCATCTGGTCCTTCCTCCACAGGGGCGAATAGCACTTCAGTCCGTTTTCGAAACAAATGCGGTCGATTCTTGTGAACTGGTAGTCTGAGAGTATTGCGCCTGTCACTATCCCTTCTGCACCGGATGCTGCAGCTTTCTGCACAAGCTCGTCGATTGGCGTCGTTTCGTCGTCGCCTTCAGATCTCACGCTGATAAGCTGTAAGTCCATGCATTCGGCAACGGCTGGCACCATGTGGATGTTTGGCGTGTGGAACATGAATGAATGCGGGTCGCTCGATAAGGCGGTTAGCAGAGCAACTATTTCGTGCCCGGCCTGAGACATCACGTATGCAGCGTACATCGAGTCCTT
The genomic region above belongs to Candidatus Sysuiplasma acidicola and contains:
- a CDS encoding zinc-ribbon domain-containing protein codes for the protein MKEERMTLNGVDPKQLYEDVKQHLVAEEFKVILDEARDGFYDVKAHRSSVLKAVMGAIREAEVMISGTSGSCDVTLRTGAWGRDVAIPAVEGFVVLGVIGGAIGAGAGYYMAHEFEKKFWNWIKEDAHRISMGSANVGSIFTPPMLPHDQNAYSNFQGQPAGQSPGFCAKCGSKIVAGAAFCQGCGTSLA
- a CDS encoding ornithine cyclodeaminase family protein, yielding MPLYIREEEVSELLNIGECMGVLRDAFRKQAEQGAAILPRSRIQTEQGTLNTMAATINSLGVTGTKTYYANKTGVTFVVLLFSTEDAKLLAVIEADKLGQIRTGAMSGLMTDIMAPEGSNRLACAGSGYQAETQIEAVASVRKLESIVVYSKNRKNCELFASSMSRKLGIDVVALDDTAEFVKADILVTATTSKNPVVPDEHISKSCHINAIGANRIGSHELEPETVCSARAIVVDSIAQAKLESGDLSNAFSSGCLDWSSVSEVWEAVSGRMKTGRDTATERTLFKSLGIALEDVAVGKFVFDRAVKQGLGTWL
- a CDS encoding redoxin domain-containing protein yields the protein MKPLMSGTKAPDFTLTSPDGVIVNLNAVLASGPAVITLIPNIAHADATQLIDNFRDDFNEFTALKANVIVILDAGKEEVRRLHDEHELQYPIFPDNNREVFRKFRAMDGIIAKKPRKYVCVVNREGMITKAFRSVDANKLSRQSLYALRDQMGRSALSNKK
- a CDS encoding radical SAM protein gives rise to the protein MKHLLTEDMRPLRVTMSLCPECTADKKWDTMKVPAVVYAQNGLVNMVKECKEHGIIQDKYWEDFDMYIAAERHKDPGIKLLNPQVDFKASKIDCPKHCGLCVKHKSHTGLGNIVVTNRCDLACWYCFFYAKEGEPIYEPTQDQIRKMLLKMKNEKPIGANAVQITGGEPTLRDDIIDIIKIARDVGYEHVQLNTDSVNFSRKPELVKAVREAGSNVVYMSFDGVTPEVNRKNYYEAPLALENCRKADLGVVLVPTVIGGVNDHQLGAIVKFGATNSDVVRAVNFQPVSLVGRMPKKQREMQRITIPGCIKKIEEQTNGEIGKEDFFTVPSTTKLTNFIEAFTGEDKYRLSIHFACGAGTYVFRQDDGKLVPITRFIDVDGLFDYLQERADDINSAKNKKLARAKAGLQIVSKISSFIDYEKVPKELHIRRMLLKALMSGNYDGLKDFHKKSIFLGFMHFMDPYNYDVDRVEKCDIHYAMPDGRVVPFCAFNVIPEMYRDKVQRKYSIPAKDYEEKTGKKLRFDKFRRDYTEEYKKQIANKYYIDALGRENIPTALPVIRAK
- a CDS encoding diphthine--ammonia ligase — translated: MKLAVLFSGGKDSMYAAYVMSQAGHEIVALLTALSSDPHSFMFHTPNIHMVPAVAECMDLQLISVRSEGDDETTPIDELVQKAAASGAEGIVTGAILSDYQFTRIDRICFENGLKCYSPLWRKDQMTLLLDIVSSGIEAIVTKVAAEGLGEDMLGRRIDGDFVKTAGALSRRYGINPCGEGGEYETLTLDSPMHRKRIVIRKASIVKSASSPGYLVEEAELMPKV